From one Nothobranchius furzeri strain GRZ-AD chromosome 2, NfurGRZ-RIMD1, whole genome shotgun sequence genomic stretch:
- the LOC139066244 gene encoding uncharacterized protein, with amino-acid sequence MEVECIDEIQRVLPELDHERLLAITEHLSSVVGVTKKEDLAFLEKADFQEYLTPIQCRKLLQAFKQRELKDKVDTEVSSVPSGNVIPTSSLDIQRENGQSCFTPLQTQSYNPGSTLLKTQNSWISQFQIPWEKMPASLSQTMLRGQRASPADRRAMVRTVVSTMQQHCSNPNRAACTEIAKTIVAKYPLTFADMNEEGEQIGIGYYSLINQLKTRVEHVNRNNTSDRIRRPRTTQSSNADATIKTSRCKLDSYGCVNWQPRCLPDGETADSLEERRKQMAATFQSVGPRAADSPDIDFSMDLTYIYQRHMINTCPPPSVCEIEEQWPFLFTKRGLCNHFKILTGIDISDRLGEALQTKGKKIVHFFRSHSHNKDTQHILQDLDRNTTMQRSCHGIAAMLLLMKCFGEKEESIFILVDTTSTKASIERERALPPSPRLLMLGTTYLEATKWMVSIEGKVAYILDEDLGFADALSVLMASFYAFNVEYQEPACATLEFIQRFFLRINPEDGSKCTARTGVSRKTGQLVKRKSATMNPRVLSFLRQLTEFEWKNME; translated from the exons ATGGAGGTCGAGTGCATTGATGAAATTCAGCGAGTGCTGCCTGAATTGGACCATGAAAGACTACTGGCCATTACTGAACACCTCTCTTCTGTGGTTGGAGTCACAAAGAAAGAGGATCTTGCCTTTCTTGAGAAGGCTGACTTTCAGGAATATTTGACACCAATCCAGTGCCGTAAATTACTTCAGGCCTTCAAACaaagag AACTGAAAGACAAAGTGGACACTGAAGTCAGCTCTGTGCCAAGTGGAAACGTGATTCCTACCTCATCTTTGGATATACAGAGAGAAAATGGACAGTCATGTTTCACACCTCTTCAGACACAATCATATAATCCTGGATCCActcttttaaaaacacaaaattcttggATCAGCCAGTTCCAAATTCCATGGGAAAAGATGCCTGCTTCACTGTCCCAGACCATGTTAAGAGGCCAAAGAGCCAGCCCAGCAGACAGGAGAGCAATGGTGCGGACTGTAGTGTCCACTATGCAGCAGCATTGTTCAAACCCCAACAGAGCTGCCTGCACTGAAATAGCAAAAACTATTGTTGCCAAATATCCTTTGACTTTTGCAGACATGAATGAAGAAGGTGAACAGATTGGAATAGGGTACTATTCTCTCATTAACCAGCTGAAGACAAGAGTTGAACATGTCAACCGGAACAATACGAGTGACAGAATACGAAGACCAAGGACAACACAGTCCAGCAATGCTGACGCTACAATCAAAACGTCTCGATGCAAACTGGACAGCTATGGCTGCGTGAACTGGCAACCAAGATGTCTCCCGGATGGAGAGACGGCAGATTCTTTGGAGGAGAGAAGAAAACAAATGGCTGCCACATTTCAGTCTGTTGGCCCTAGAGCTGCTGACTCACCAGATATAGACTTTTCAATGGATTTGACTTACATTTATCAACGCCACATGATTAATACTTGCCCTCCTCCAAGTGTCTGTGAGATTGAAGAGCAATGGCCATTTCTCTTTACAAAAAGAGGACTCTGCAACCACTTCAAAATCCTCACAGGGATTGACATTAGTGATCGCCTTGGAGAGGCTCTTCAGACCAAGGGGAAGAAAATCGTGCATTTTTTCCGGAGCCACAGTCACAATAAAGATACTCAGCACATTCTTCAGGATTTGGACAGAAACACAACAATGCAGCGAAGCTGTCATGGTATAGCAGCGATGCTACTTCTGATGAAATGCTTTGGCGAAAAGGAGGAGTCCATCTTCATTTTGGTTGAT ACAACTTCAACAAAGGCATCCATCGAGAGGGAGAGGGCATTACCTCCATCACCGAGACTGCTAATGCTTG GAACCACATACCTTGAGGCAACCAAGTGGATGGTGAGCATCGAGGGAAAGGTGGCCTACATTTTAGATGAGGACCTGGGTTTTGCAGATGCACTTTCTGTGTTGATGGCAAGCTTCTATGCTTTCAATGTGGAATACCAGGAGCCTGCATGTGCAACACTGGAGTTCATTCAACG ATTCTTCTTGAGAATCAATCCTGAAGATGGGAGCAAATGCACAGCACGGACTGGAGTTAGTCGCAAGACCGGACAGTTGGTCAAAAGAAAATCAGCCACCATGAACCCCAGAGTGCTGTCCTTCCTTCGCCAGCTAACAGAGTTTGAGTGGAAGAACATGGAATAG
- the LOC107396737 gene encoding Fc receptor-like protein 5: protein MEDTSQPWIFFLMSLLSCSPPTQARLIVSKNQAQLFEGDLLSLSCEDTMSTGWTLRRNTTEETRTQCGADWGLLKGSSCTISYVTPWETGVYWCEGVGGASSSSINLTVTGGPVVLQSPVLPVMEGHDVTLSCQSKTPPSSLTADFYRDDVIIGSQPTGHMTLQRVSRSDEGLYRCEIRGHGKSPSSWLSVTGGIPSTSRPTTRAPPTSVASPPSSFSLQVKLLLLLVVFCPYFISTLLMVSLYRRRAAGGDLSISKVMSPHRNTEQGLDADYDVITEHHF, encoded by the exons ATGGAGGACACATCTCAGCCCTGGATCTTCT TCCTGATGTCTCTGCTGAGCTGCTCACCGCCCACCCAGG CTCGTCTGATTGTCAGCAAGAACCAGGCTCAGCTGTTTGAAGGAGACCTACTATCTCTGAGCTGTGAGGACACCATGTCCACAGGATGGACCCTGAGGAGGAACACAACCGAAGAAACCAGGACCCAGTGTGGAGCTGACTGGGGGCTGCTAAAGGGTTCCTcctgcaccatcagctacgtcacccCTTGGGAAACAGGCGTGTACTGGTGTGAGGGAGTGGGCGGGGCATCCAGCAGCAGCATCAACCTGACTGTCACAG GTGGACCAGTGGTTCTGCAGAGTCCTGTCCTCCCTGTGATGGAGGGTCATGATGTCACTCTCAGCTGTCAATCAAAGACCCCTCCCTCCAGCCTCACAGCTGACTTCTATAGAGATGATGTCATCATAGGGAGCCAGCCTACTGGTCACATGACCCTCCAGCGAGTCAGCAGGTCTGATGAGGGCCTCTACAGGTGTGAGATCAGGGGTCATGGAAAGTCTCCATCCAGCTGGCTCTCTGTCACAG GTGGGATCCCGTCTACAAGTAGACCTACAACCAGAGCCCCGCCTACCTCCGTAGCTTCGCCCCCGAGCTCCTTCTCACTCCAGGTCAAACTGCTCCTGCTCCTAGTGGTTTTCTGTCCCTACTTCATCTCCACCCTCCTCATGGTGTCTTTGTATCGCCGCAGAGCTGCAG GAGGAGACCTCTCCATCTCTAAGGTGATGTCTCCACACAGGAATACTGAGCAGGGATTGGATGCTGATTATGATGTCATCACAGAACATCACTTCTGA